From Hirundo rustica isolate bHirRus1 chromosome W, bHirRus1.pri.v3, whole genome shotgun sequence:
GAGCTGAGGGGTGCTGACCCTCAGATAAGCACCGCATTTGACTTGAGGCCTTGGAACAGACTTCAGAGATTGTGTGATAGCACAggggttgtgtgtgtgtagtgTGAGTGGTGTTGTGTGATCTCACAGAGTGAAAACTTagatttgggattttagtgTATAGTGATATATGGGAGCCAAGATGGAGAACTTTGGGTGTGGATTAGTTGTCTTTTtgcaccttcttcttccttcttcttcatgaacctgggtggttttctgtaattgggtgaaagAAGTCCACATTGCAGGTTTCGGGTGATCATAATTGGAttagaaacataaataatatagatGTCAACTGTTTATTGGATAAATGAGACAAATAGCCTTGAATAGACACCATTTTAGCTCACTTTCTCAACTTGTTAGAGAGAGCTCACATCTCATGAGTCTGTAATAGATAAGGATAATAAATTTCAGACTGAGACTTCAAAAACAACATCTGAGTTTTATTCACCCTGaccttggagcaggaaagagccaggaaTGCCAACAtacccccacctggctacagcctcctttcaggcagttgtagagagtgataaggtgtCCCCCGACCCTCCTTCTCTCTAGGCTGACAAAATATGAATATAATATGaatatatgaaaatacaaaaaagtatggttcttctttatttaaaaatagtgtTGATTGACTGAAAATTTGAccttttaggtgtttttttttttaggtagaAGTGATTAGCATTTTCCTAAGGAAATTAGGCTTTTGAGCAGCTGTCTCTGCATGTGTGTACATTTTTGTTTGCATAAATTGGAGTGCAGTCTGGTAGAATGTTACTGTTTTGCCTGTTTATGGTAATTATATATTACTGTGGAAAGGTTTTGCAGGTTAATAATCTTAGTTTCACTTTGAGACAATTTCAGGGGGTTTGGTTGTTGTTAGGCCAATATGGACCTGTCTCAGAGATCCTTTGacatttttatggttttgcTTATCAAATGTTATCACTCTTCTAGACCTGTTATTCTCTGAAATATTCCCATAGGCAACATAAACCCACCATTTAATGTAGGGAAATAGTCAAGAAAGAAACCTTTCTAAGACTTACTAGCAGAGCTTTGAACTAGATTCATCAGGGGATGTGCTTCTGAGTGTCAGAGAGGAACCAGGAAACACCAGCACTCTAGGAAGCAGCAGGGAAACACCTGTAAATTGTCCCAAAGGAATTAGGGATGACCTCTCACAAATGGTGAAGagaccattctatgattctgagtGGTATATTAGGTGCTGTGATTTTCTGCATCTTATTACCTAAAACCAAAAGGATATGAAAACTTAAAATGAATAAGCTTTGACTTATATGCACACGGGtgatgcttttaattttcttttgtggcttatattattttgttaaatgtctgttttgttttccagaagatACTTTTTCTAGGCAAACTTGTTGGTTCTGATAGTAAATCCTTACTTAAAGAGGCTGAAATGGTTTGTGCTAAATTTTATGCATACTGGAACACTGCACAGTTGTTCCTAGTGTAGACAGGCTGTTCTTGCAGTAGAAGACAGGTTTCTAGTGGACATGATGGCTCACCCTTTTCTATTATCTTTAAATATTACTGAGATAATCCATTCATTCCAGCTCTATGTTTATTGTGTGGGaattgtccttttttttgtAGGTAGAGTAactgagggagggaaagagagtTTTATTTGTGATTACAGAGACAGTGTAATTATATGCTTTATTATAATCAGTTTACATAGAAATGTGAATGACTGGGGACATCTACTGACTTGTAAACAAAATCATTGTAATCATTTTGCAGAATTGATCAAAACctaattcttaattttttttcttttttttaaggaacttcATGTTGGTGTTGCTTATGCCAGAATATAGTAAGCAAGGCAAATTAGCCCCAGCCTTGTGTAAACTTTTAATTGGCCAACATGATGCAATTGAGTATGAATTCCTGGTGGCTTTGGAAATGAAAGAGAACTGAGCGCTCTGGCTGGAAGTTGAACGTGATGACGGCCTGGTCTATGGTAGGGAAGCTGAAAATGGAGAAGAGGTACTCCAGAGAAGACAGAAATGTGGAACAAGATGCGGGGGAATGCAGTGCTGAATCTGAGGAATGGACGAGCTCAGAAAGTGAGCCTGAGCAACCATACTTCAGAAGCAGTACTCAGtggagagaaaaggaggtttCTACCAAACCACATCGGCCACTCTGCCGGTCCCCATGTCTGGATCGCCCAAGTTTTTTGCAGAGCAGTATCACACAAGACTTGAAGTTAGATGAATGCAAAACAAATTTGGACAAGGAATACCAAGCTAAAATGGATTTTGCTTTAAAGCTTGGGTATGCAGGAGATCAGATCCAGGCTGTACTGAATAAGTTGGGAGCAGATGCGCTCATCAATGATGTTCTAGCAGAGCTTGTGAGACTTGGCAACAAAAGTGAATCAGAGGGACAAAGCACTGCCAGCACTACCACTGGTACTCTGGTGCCAAGAGGCCCTTGCCCAAAGGAAATAGCAAGCCCTGAATTGTCACTGGAAGATGAAGTAGTGGATAACAGTGATAACTTGAGGCCAATTGTCATTGATGGAAGCAATGTTGCTATGAGGTGGGTCTCCCTGTCACAAtacttgaaaataataaatcactaaaatatttaagaaaataccAGTATTGATGGCAAAGTCATTTTAAGTCATGTAGACTATTACACTGATAATGCATCTATTTTATGGACTCTTTAGGCTTTTAATTATGCCGTTACTCCTTTATATGTAATCCATATTCCAGTTCCCTTGCCCTCGTTTTAAATCCAAGTTCTCACGTCAAATCTTTTGTTCAAGCAATCTATTTGTAGTGTGCTTTTGTGTGGATGGGTTTAGTATGTTGAAGTCCTTGAACAATACTGAAAATTGTTTCTGGACATTAAAGGAAAGTAACCAAGTAGGGTAggaaaattttggttttttctaaAGTGACATGCAGTGTATGGTAATGAAATGCAGTGAATTCAAGGTATTCTAGCTCTTGATGGTTGAGCCTGCTCAGTATTCAAAGCAATTTAGCTGTGTCAGAACAGGGATAATGGATGAGCTAAACCTGCTGACCTGCACAGCTATGCTGCTTTCTCCACCTTGAGTACTGAGTGCAGTTTTGggcatccaaaggagggccacGAGGATGGGGGAGAGTCTGGACGAGAAGCcttatgaggagtggctgaggtgacttggtttgttcagcctggaggagaccgAGGTCAGACCTCATTGTGTTCTTCAACATCTTCACGAAGGGAAGTGGAAGGGCAGGTACCAATCTCTTCACtcttgtgaccagtgacaggactcaagAAAATGtcatgaagctgagtcaggggaggtttagactggatattagaaaaaggtttttcacccagagggtggtcaagcactggaacaggctctcagggcagtggtcacagcacccaGCCTGTCCAAGCTCAAGAAATGTTTGcacaacactctcaggcacatggtgggattcttggggtgtcctgcatggggccaggagttggatttcgatggtccttgtgggtcccttctgactcaggatattctatgtaCACTTGGCTGCTTAGGTCAGCACTAACCCAAGAGATACCTGTCCTGTGCCACTTTTGAACATGTCTGTAGAGTACAGAGTTGAGCTAGCCAACTATTTATCATTGAGTAAGTATGATTTTTTTATGAGGAAGTTATTTAAAGTCGGTTTAGTGATCAGTGATACCAAGATTTCTTCAGGTAGTGTTCATACAATAGACTTCTTTTAGTATCGGTCTTCTGCTCTAGAAGAACTTGTGATATGAATTATTATGTTTTCAGTGTATTaagaaaattcaggtttttaTAGGTATATTGAGTATGCTGACTTTTCAAATACATAAACCCTTCAAAtcctgtaaaaatattttatatacagaATTTTCCAGTGTCACATTGTGGTTACATCAATCCATAAGATGTTTCTGTAAAGCATCATTGCCAAAACTggatttaacttttttattttaattttttttctgtgcctgttgTATTTGAAATCTCTGCTGCTTGAGTTAGTTCTGAGAATATGTCACAGGCAGCAACCGGAAAAAAAAGGGTAGGTACTCTGATGTCATTGTTGTTGAGATGGCCGtagcactcaagagtgcttctttaaaaacttcagggggcctcAAGTATCAGTATCTTgttatttaaaagtttttcatgCTCTTTCTACATTGCAGTCCCATGAgctgctccacacagctctggctctttctctctttctgcatttctagcttgctgcttcctgtcccttcctcctcgcAGCATGGCCAGCAAACTCCAACTGACTAACTAACTGACCACTCCACCTactaactcactcttttatcacccatagctgtgagggcaaggctgttcccactctttggtaattaacacagctgcaatatatcaggggcaagagtgccttcagcactatcaCTGTCTGTTCTCCTACACTATTTCATAGCTCAGATATGATGCCTTATTTATAGGACCATAAGCGTATCTCAAGTTAtaagggacccataaggatcatcaagtccaactcatAACAAAATGCATATGCATCTGACAGttttaaagaatattaaattctgtaatatctgaaatgtataaaaatttaaggaaaatgcTTTTAGGAACATTgtatattaattatttaagtTGTGAGGATTTAGACTATACTGGTAGTCCATAATCAAACAGAAGACATTAGACCTGTCTGCCTTTGGCCTGCTTCGGTGTTACTTCTGTAATGTTTTGAGACCAGGAAAACATAGTCCAGTAATCTATGATATTATTctacaataataacaataaaaacagCAACTTTGAGGTGAAATTTTGAATGATAATCCATAGaattttatggattttaaagacaattttaatATGATGGAAGTTTCCTAATTATGCAAAATCTGTTCTGCAGACTGAGAATATCTGAAAAGTGTAATGCTTATGCAGTTCTGCttaaaaatattgcaattaTAGATGATGCAGATAGAGATTGAATAAGATTAATAATTAAGATTCTCCTTGGTTTCTATCAAACCtcttaaaattttctcctttcccttgcAGAAACTTCTTAGGCCTTTTTAAAACTTaaactattttatttgaattGTGTGCTGTTTTAGAGACTCCTTTgtgtttcataaaaaaaaaaattgatgggGATGGGACTTAACTTTGACacaattatttctttcctaTAAAAAGTTCTAATAAAAATTCAGAACATTTAGTatcagaggaaaatattttatcaatatAGATATTTAAAAGCACTTATCACCCATGGCAGTCAGCATTGTTCATTCCTCTTTTTGTGACAGTGTTTTATGTTGCTACTTAAGGTGAGCTCAGTTTGTCAGGGAAAGTGATCTTTTTCATTAGATCAactaataaaatgaaaaaaactgaaaaacttcATGTTTACTTGCTTTTGCTCTGGGGATAGTGAAATTTCACCATTTACAGACTTTTTAAGTAGCAGGGTTGCTGTAATCTGATGGCTGAATAGCTCTGCACAGTTGCCTTTTTCCAATTATGTAAGGAAGCCTAATAACAGTTTacagaatttgttttccttatatCCTTTGACCATGGCagctttagaagaaaaaaacaaccaaaccatcacaacaaaaaccaaaaccaaatgtAACTTTTGTCCTTGCTGTTTCTAAAACTTGTATGTTCTTCAGCCATGGGAACAAAGAAGGATTTTCCTGCCGGGGAATTCAACTAGCTGTTGATTGGTTTCTGGAAAAAGGACATAAAGATATCACCGTGTTTGTACCTGCATGGAGAAAAGAACAGTCTCGACCTGATGCACCAATTACAGGTAACATCAAGATTTTCTTCGACCCCTtggttaaaaatgaaaaaaattattgttgtGTTTCTGATGGGTCCCAGTACTGGGCTGTGGATGTGGTGGTGATGATGTTGCACTCAACTGTTTGAAAACACAACAGTTTCACTGGTGAGGAAACAAGCATTTAAATATCTGCATGTGTAAACAATGATGTGGGTGTTGTAACATTATTGGATGGTTTCAACACTTTTGAGAAGCAGTAGTTGAAATTTTCCCATTCGCAAACATTGTTGAGCATATGGGAACTGTCTTATTTGCTGGGTGAGCATGAAGTAGTAACAGGCCAGGGACTCAGTTAGTAGGGTTATCTCAGACACTGAAAAGGCAGCATGTGTTTTGACCCATACAAAGTCCTTGCATTTTACTCTAGGCTAACAAGGCTATTGTAATACAGTAACACCTGAATTCCTGATGTGTTCAGGAAGACTGAGTAAAGGTACATAGCTACAGAGTGGTTATGAAGCTCAAATATTGAATATTTACTCAGTGCTTTGAAAcctcagaaataaaatccaCATCTAGGTGTTTTTCAATCATAATGAAGACTGTGCATGAATATGATTGCAAGATACTTTGTCAGACAAAAAAGGCAAGAATTTTCATAATACAAAggttgcatttctttcttttaaaacttttttaaaagctgctcaactaaaattattttacagatcAAGAACTCTTACATAaattggagaaagaaaaaattcttgttttcaCCCCATCTCGAAGAGTTCAGGGAAGAAGAGTAGTTTGCTATGATGATCGATTCATAGTAAAACTTGCTTTCGACTCAGATGGCATCATTGTGTCAAATGATAACTATCGGgatcttcaaaatgaaaaaccaGAATGGAAGAAGTTCATAGAGGAGCGGCTGCTAATGTATTCTTTTGTGAATGACAagtatgggtttttttcttcaaaaataaatgaatttgcTAATTCAGCATTCTGAGGAAAAACTGATcatgtttcatttcttttcccttagaTTTATGCCTCCGGATGATCCTTTAGGACGCCATGGTCCAAGCCTTGAAAATTTCTTAAGAAAAAGGCCAGTTATTCCTGAACATAAGAAACAACCGTGTCCTTATGGTAAGTGCCCAAGTCAGATCAATTTGTTGCATTTAAAGGTAGGTGAAGCAAGCAATTAATTAACATCTTGTCATTaccagaacaaaaaaatgtaCCACTTTTCATGTTGCCATCCAAGCACAGTATCCACTTTTATACCCTTCATAcacatatttataaaaacagtGTAGCAGAAAATTAAGGATTACCAGATACACCTTGTGGATAATACAGCTTTTTGCTATTTTATTCTGGTTTGTATTCGAGGGAGGAGATTCATAATTAATAAAACTGTGTTAAAGCTGATTTGTTTTATATAGCACTGTGTATATGTTGTCATTATTGAAATCATGAGCCAGTAGGAAGAAAAATGGTATGTCTTGCCTTTGATGCAGATAGACATGGATACAGGCAGCAGAGTCTGTGACTGCCTGTATATATCAAATACATAATTATTCCTTAGGGGTTTAATATAGAAATACTACTATTGAAAAGTGGTGAaagatgtaaagaaaaaatatagcaGCTGGTGGTATTAATGagtttttgatttatttaacCTGAAACCCTTTTCTTCCAGGTAAAAAGTGCACCTATGGGCACAAATGTAAATATTACCACCCAGAACGTGCAAACCAGCCTCAAAGGTCAGTAGCGGATGAGCTTCGAATAAGTGCCAAATTATCTGCTGTGAAAACTATGAGTGAGGGAGCCTTGGCCAAATGTGGCACAGGGCCATCCAGCTCCAAAGGAGAAATCAGTTCTGAAGTGAAACGCGTTGCCCCAAAACGTCAGTCAGATCCAAGCATTAGGTCAGTAGCTGTGGAGCCTGAGGAAAAGTTATCAGCAGCCCGGAAGTCCGAGGCCAGCTCTGTCCCATCTCTGGTTTCTGCATTAAGTGTACCAACGCTCCCTCCACCAAAAAGCCATGCAGCTGGTGCATTAAATACTCGTTCTGCAAGCAGTCCAGTGCCAGGTTCCTCACAGTTCATACATCAGAAATCCTCACTGGAACATATGTCCAGTCTGCAATATCCTCCTATACTAGTCACCAATAGCCATGGCACCTCAGTTAGCTATATTGACCAGTATCCCAAATATGAGTCACTGGGGGACTATGGCTATTACTCCTTACTCAGTGATTTCTCCAACTTAAGCATAAGTAGTATCCGTAACTCAGATTATTACGGGGCTGATATGGACCAGGGGATGTATTCTAGAAACTCAAGCCCCTGTCCTGACAATTGCTTAAGCCATACAAGTAATGATTCTTATTCCTCTTACAATGACTTGTATCTGGGTGTAGCAGATGCCAGTCCAGAAGACAATGTGAAGAGCCACAGACTGCCATCGAAAAATTGTcttcagcctttccctcatGGTTACCATGAAGCCTTAAATAGAGGTCAGAGTTACGGAACTGAAGAGCCTAAGCAATCTCTTCGGAAACAGTCAGTTTCCTGCTTAGGCCTACATGCCCAGCATTCCGTTGTTGGAGCGCGGTCCACTTGTCCAGGAGAATGCTCTGTGCCTCAAAATGTTCATCCATCAACTGCACAACCAAGCCGTGCCTTGGTGATGACAAGAATGGACAGTATTTCTGACTCACAGCTTTATGAAAGTAACCCTACAAGGCAGAGACGACCACCTCTCTGTCGAGAGCAGCACGCAAGCTGGGATCCATTACCGTGTGCATCAGACTCTTACACTTACCACTCGTATCCACTGAGTAACAACCTCATGCAGCCATGTTATGAACCTGTCATGGTAAGAAGCATGCCTGAGAAGATGGAGCAACTCTGGAGAAATCCCTGGATTGGGATATGTGGTGAACCACGGAAACCTCATATCATCCCAGAACATCAGTATCAAACATACAAGAACCTctgcaatattttccctccaaGCGTTGTCCTTTCTGTGATGGAAAAGAATCCCCACATGACAGATGCACAACAGCTGGCAGCTATGATTGTTGCCAAATTAAGAACAGGGCGTTAGAGCAGTACAGCCACTTTTGGATAAATTAACCTGTAGGTTTCCTCTGTAGGACCCAGAGGAAAACTTACATGAAGGAAGAGGCCAATctattgtaaatattttctactaAGATAGTATAAAATTCTGTACACAGTAGCAATCATATATCTGCTGAGGCACTATATAAAAGTTGATTGTATtgcaaattttaatattttaaatatagagatttttaatagtattttatAGGAAATGCATACCTTGCTGCATGGATAGCTCACTAAGAACTATGTCACAATCAGTGTCTCAAAGCTGTTACTACAAAATTAGTGTTAGCAATTATATTGTATGTATTAGTGTACACTTACAATTTGCTTATAAATACCTAATCAGCCTCTAAAAGTATGCTCTATACACACCCAGATGACTTTTAGGGTTTCAGCTTTGTCATTTGACACTGCCTACTGGCATCTTAAGTactgaagaaaaagtaaatttgctaaaaattaaaattgtttataaaaggaaaaactgtttttcagtttttcaatgTCAACATGGTTGTTGGCACTTAAATTTCAGAACTGTACCTCAAGAGTTTGAATAATTATTACATCGTTCAATATGTTGGCTCAATCCAACAGAAGCCAAATACTTTATTAAATTAGGACCAAAACATTAAGGAATGTAAGGGCATGAATGCCATTCGGTAAACTGAAACTTTAACTGTA
This genomic window contains:
- the ZC3H12B gene encoding probable ribonuclease ZC3H12B, which translates into the protein MTAWSMVGKLKMEKRYSREDRNVEQDAGECSAESEEWTSSESEPEQPYFRSSTQWREKEVSTKPHRPLCRSPCLDRPSFLQSSITQDLKLDECKTNLDKEYQAKMDFALKLGYAGDQIQAVLNKLGADALINDVLAELVRLGNKSESEGQSTASTTTGTLVPRGPCPKEIASPELSLEDEVVDNSDNLRPIVIDGSNVAMSHGNKEGFSCRGIQLAVDWFLEKGHKDITVFVPAWRKEQSRPDAPITDQELLHKLEKEKILVFTPSRRVQGRRVVCYDDRFIVKLAFDSDGIIVSNDNYRDLQNEKPEWKKFIEERLLMYSFVNDKFMPPDDPLGRHGPSLENFLRKRPVIPEHKKQPCPYGKKCTYGHKCKYYHPERANQPQRSVADELRISAKLSAVKTMSEGALAKCGTGPSSSKGEISSEVKRVAPKRQSDPSIRSVAVEPEEKLSAARKSEASSVPSLVSALSVPTLPPPKSHAAGALNTRSASSPVPGSSQFIHQKSSLEHMSSLQYPPILVTNSHGTSVSYIDQYPKYESLGDYGYYSLLSDFSNLSISSIRNSDYYGADMDQGMYSRNSSPCPDNCLSHTSNDSYSSYNDLYLGVADASPEDNVKSHRLPSKNCLQPFPHGYHEALNRGQSYGTEEPKQSLRKQSVSCLGLHAQHSVVGARSTCPGECSVPQNVHPSTAQPSRALVMTRMDSISDSQLYESNPTRQRRPPLCREQHASWDPLPCASDSYTYHSYPLSNNLMQPCYEPVMVRSMPEKMEQLWRNPWIGICGEPRKPHIIPEHQYQTYKNLCNIFPPSVVLSVMEKNPHMTDAQQLAAMIVAKLRTGR